The nucleotide window ACCATTAATAATCTATATATTTCTTATTGTTTGGTTCTTTTTTGGAACAGATCTAGTCATGCCAAGCTCTAGAATAGTCTATTAGGGAAAAATTTAGTAAGTGTGGGGCCTTCAATATTGTTGTGGGCAATAAGGGGGGcttgaagtgaaaaaggttgCCAACTACTTAGCTAGTGTTCCTatagctcaaatggtagagcattgtgttcaACTTAAATGTCTTCCCTTTGCAGAGATCTCCCCCTTGTGGACAAAAATAATCTTACCTCAAGAAAGCCAAGCTCATCCAGAAAGCTGCGGAGATAGGTGATAATCTTGGCACGAGTAACAAACTTCTGTCTCACAGGGTCATTCAGAATCAGGTCCAAATATCGTTGTCTAAACCTGGTTTCCTGTAGGAACAAAATACACATATTGATCAATCTATCAACATTTAATCTTACATTAACATCACATCtttatctaatttatacattcaAATTATGGAAAGTGACCTTGTCTTTTAGGCCAAAGTGAAGGTGGGGAAGCATATGAAGACATGGAGACAACAGTGTCATCTCGACTGGGATGATGCTCAACTCGCCCTTTTTTGTTTTGCCGGGATTACCGCGAACACCGATGATGTCTCCGCGTCTTAATTTGTTGTTGATGTGGAAAAAATCTTCTTCTGATTTATAGTTCCTAAATTCAAACCAAAATGCTGCAGTGAAGTAATCAGCTTTCAAAACACACAATCCTAAAACGTGCAAATTGTGGAAGCAGTGAATCAGACCTGGAGTTTGCCATGACCTGCAATTTGACTCCCTCTCCACGCAGGTCATAAAACAGCAGCTTGGCACCCGAAGCCCTCTTAGCATGTACACGACCTTtgaagaaaaaacaacaaaatttagAGACTAAGAGAAAACTAACCTGGAGGAATGTTCCAGATTTTCCAGAAACGGAGTGAACTGTCCTTCGTTTTGGAAAAACAACAATTGTGCTCAGCACATCGTTCATTTATATTCACAGTGAAAGTTATCAGGCAGTCCATAAGCGTACAAATATTTGTTATcggtataaaaaaaataaaagagtatcggtcgatctctacaCGTAACAAAAAACTTGGATATTGGTATGGGTTTAGTCGTATTGAACCCGAAATGTTTCTATACATTAAATACACAGAGAAAGCATTTACCCGATACATTGAGAACAACATCCGTCAGGTGGTCTCCTGGTTGTAGGTGATTATATTTCTCAATAAAGTCTGTAAGCGATAAATCCACATGGAATTTGTGAGGGTACGGATCTTCAGAAGTTCCCTTCAGAGCTTGAATAGCTTGTGAACGTATCTTGAAGTATTGCTGCATAAAAACAGAGAGCGATAACTAACCTGTTATCTGCATGTCATTGTTTTAACCAGAACAACTTTACTTTCATAATAACATACGTTTGGGTCCAGAGTTTCCTCATCTGCTCCATAAGCGCTTTGCTCCGATTTGTCAGTGGTCTGCTTCGGTTCCGGCTGTTCTTTAGCCTTGGCATCCTTCTCAGCTGCTTTCTTCTCAGCTTTCATTCGCCGTTTCAGCTCACTAGAAACACACGAGCAATAAGATCAACCTCAAAACACTCAATGTCATTTTACAAAGTTAAACACATGCTACGGAAGTCTCCACAGGAAGTTTATTTAGTGACAAAAGGTTGGTCGTTTTTCTCATTAAATGAAAACGCCACCAACCTTTTGTCACTTCTCCAGCGACTTCCTTGTACAAGCAAAGGCTGAGATTGGGAGCAGGGATGAGCAAACTTCTGCAACCTGCACGCGTGCAGCCTGCATATTCTGACCAAATTCAACATGATGCGAATGTCCTATTTGATAAATCAAGAAAAAATAAGGGTCAGATTTATTgcacccttacaaaaattactGTGGTCGCACCATCGTACGTGCAAAGGGCAGTGTCAGATTAGAGTATTACCATGGCACTAATATGCCATTATTTTACATGTCTAGAATACATTCCGAAAAACCTGACAAACTAGAAAGAGAAAGTGGTTTGTATGAAacgaaaataaaaccaaaatggaAAGATCAGACAAAAATTACATCATAACAAAACTGTGAAGGGCTTACAAACtatcatataaataaaaatataaatacgtACTATTTAtcaacacagagagagagagagagagagagagagagagagagagagagagagagagagagagagagagagagagagagagagagagagagagagacagagagacagagagacagagagagagagacttgcTGTGGGACAACATTTAAAATACGTTAAATAATAGCACAGATATTTGTTCGTACACAGTTTATATTTCTTTAAGtctaactttaaaaaaaaatacttgtttGACGAATCTGCATTGTTAAAATGACTCCAAAATCAATGCCGCGCAAGGTATGATGGGAAATTAAGTTCCCCCTCCGTAGCGCTACAAACACCGGTAGACTGTTTGTTTGAGAATGTACATACAAATAAGAGACTGAACAGTTTGCGAAATTTGAAATGTGTTATGCTTTGAGCTAAGTCTAGGGCCAAATATCACAAATTATGAATATGCATCAAAACACGCTGTCAAACCTGTCTTACCACGTTGCCTGTCATGCATTCAATTAAAGCGAAACTAAAAACATAGAAAAGCCATTCAAGCAAACAAAAACTTCTCTTAAACCCCGTTTAAGTGTACATTGGGTCTAGTGTTGTAATACTAATTTCACATACTTTTTGCTGAGTTTCTCTCCATCCACAACAGCCCCGTCTGCCATCTTCTTTACCCTCAACGGCCGAACACGCAACACCGACtccactgactgactgactgactgaccaGGAGCTTAGCGCGTGAAGCCAAACATTAACAacaccatagatatgtatataaaggctagatggctcgtccgcgctgatggccaattgagtggaacgtccgcattttggcggccatcttaggacagggcgctcgctcactcgtagcattgagttttaatgatgcaggtacttttaaatgaccataacttgcttaattttttaccgattttcaaacggattggtttgttataaacgtcaaagatgtacctatgacactgaatacgtatactaaaaataaataaaaaattcatgaaacatgttaaagcatccagaattatagccacgttaataacgtttgtaaaaaaccaaaccgtttgtaaatccgtcaagaattcagcaagttacgagcattttagttggcgtatgtcactcaccttccgtccacagcagcagggagcagcactattggcactatggcagcactgacctaagatggccgccaagtgacgacacagctgactccgccttgagccatctagcctttatatacatatctatgaacAACACCAACATAAAATGGCTAATGTTTAACCAACATTTCATAGTAAAAGTAGCGTTGCGTTGAGTTGCATCAGTGGTTGCGTCAGTTCTTGTTGATTCTATATgacaacaaaataataaaaaaatatttagacataataataaaataccaagattttatttaaatgtaatgcttttctttatttatttatttttacttacaTCTGTgtttccttttcttttttttgttacattGTTAGGGAACGATATTTGATACATGATTGTTTCATAAATTTAgacttaagttttttttatagaaaaaaataaataaagcatttatttagaatatgtcattttgtgtataaaGTCCATTTAAGAAAACAAGAAACCCACATTTAAAGCTCCTTATTGTTAAGCCCTATTATTACACTCACACAATCAGAAAAGCACAAAAAGTATTtctatttcatatttttatggATACAATTTTTATATTGatttcaattttaatattttctgtattaaataTTTGGTATTTCTATACTGTTCCCGTTTTGTTATTATACAAGTACAATAAACTTAGGACACAGACACATTTTTTGATTAACTAAGGCtgcgtttacacttggcattaacatgcgaccTGTATCCGGATGTTGTCCACATACACATTGAAAAGACAAGTGTAAACGCGTTTGTGTTCGGAATGTTATCCGATCTGTGTGTCCTGATGCAGAGGTAGTCGAGGACGCATTGTGATCGGATCTCAGTGTAATGTAACCGCAATCCAGCCATCGTATCTGGATTCACAGGTCAACGTCATACAAAACCCCGCCCACTATCATCTCCTCTCACTGacagctgtcaaaaataaaggacgTTAGGTCATGGAGCGCAGGTGAGAGACGCATAAATTCATATTTGTGGAGCAATGAAAGCTACGCTTAAAAGTATCTTAATAAATCGATATACAAAGCATTTTAACACTGCTAACTGTATTTAAGTTATTCAGGTATATGTTATATGTTACAACTATTCATAGtgagatttaatatttaatggcaGAATTCAGGATCGTCGTtataatgtttgagtttccatggcgacAAATCAATGTGAATGTTGCGCTTCTTTCTGGTCAATCGGCTGTTTCTGtctcatttaacacattttaagttactttaaaacacgtacaaaccataataacattaaccaaatacatttagtcaatgttggttttatgcaaggttacttatatgtgtttgtaaattacattacttcTTACGCACTATGAACAGTAAATTGTTAGCTCTTTTAATTAAATCATATTATTACCAGGAAACATAACTAACAACAGTTTATGGTTAAAATAGAAATACACATATAAGTTCAGGCAGAGCCAAAAGCCCGTTATTAAGGCAGAATAAAACAGTGGAGTCGGTCATGTTTCACACGGATTTTGTTGTTGATTTAAAGCATGCgggtgaaagtcaagttcagGTAAAGTTAAACAGAACATTCATCCGCGGTGCGGACGCTATAAGgcttttaaagataaaaaatataacGCTTAAAATGTGAACATCACGGTTGTTGGGGTTGCTAGTTATTCTCTGTTGTTGGCTTCTCAGTAGCACTGTACAATACGGGATTGCGGTTAGCGCGAAAACCCTAAATCATGTGGCTAAAGACAGCTGTACccattttgattgacagctatccACCCAGCGCGCGTCTCCCCGAACGGGATCcgatcacacatccagatacagAAGCCACATTTATGTGACAAATGTAAACGCGCCGTGTCCTGATATACGGATGATCGGATCTGCGTGAACGGATCACTGAGAtcgcatgttaatgcaaaatgtaaacacagCCTAATAGAAATCAAGATTTAATCaatcttttatttaatttttaattttttattagaaATGTTACACACAATATCACTTATCATCTGAATCCTTTGTAGTAGGACTTTTAAGCTGACAAACTTTTAATAATTCCAGCAACggatgtttttaaaatgttttgtggtTAATTATATTCATATTGACTAATGAGAAATTACAATTTATTTGTGAATTTGTGATTGATGGTATTGATTGTAAAATAAATCAGGTTAATGTGATGTAAATGCTGGACTTTGGAAAACACCGTGGGTGGAAATTGTATTACTGCATTCtttcaaaataatataaaaatattactcTACGGTTTCATCAGACATACCCAGGTTGTCACGGTTACGCGGCTGAACCGAAGTGATCTTccggtctgtatttatttgtcagTCTGGATAAATGGCTAAACTTATCTTGGAAACAAGTACAatgtcaaaaataaaatgtttggttTGCTGAAGACGACGAGCCTGGATCACAACTGTGCcaagaggtttggcagccaggcaagaattcaaggacagcagctaacattgtatacattaattttacaaagtaactttagcTCAGTGTAACaaatgaacacaacttttataaaaaaaaaataactgttttaaaaataaagctttttaaatTTCTAGTTATCGCATACTTCAATTCATAAAATGTGTATTCATCTGTGAATATTACATTTTTGGACAAAACCGTGTGTCTTTAACATTGGTTATTATTGCGagaatccaaaagtctatggaaAAAATGTATAGGCTTTTCTGCCAGGGAACCAGTCTCCATCTAACTTCCGGTTAGCCTAtaaaaatacgtcatccctgcGTCACTCTTTTTGCCTTCAAGATTAGTCACTACCTTACTAGGAGACCTGTCAGCTACATAAAAGAATGGATTGAAAACAGAAGCTCAAATTGCagtttttaatctattttattGATATATTGCAGCACATTTACAGAAAAAATAGCTGCAAGAGTACAAATATCCCAACAAAAGCACaacattttaatatatacagtatgcatCTTTATAAACTGTTTCACAATTAATATGTAATTTAGAAGTGATAAAGATTTTCATCTTCACATCCTATATCAACAATTCGTCAGTCATGACAATGTTTAACAAACCAAAGACAACAAACAGTATGTGCTAATGAACCAACACAAGTAGCTTGCTATAAGAATGACATAACTGTTGTGCCATTCATTATGGCACATTAGAAATTATCATATTTCAATAAGCAACAGAACCAAGACCGTTTATACTTCTCTTTCTTAAAAGATTAGATATCAAACTGAATAGTAAAGAAAAGATTGTTTTCTTGCACTTATACTAACTGCATAGCAGTGTAATGCAATAGACTGCTGtacaacaattaaaaacaaggatGTATTATAATTGTATTTGTGTAAAATAgcattgcatattttttatagttaatCAAATTGCTTCTTTCTTGGAACTAATGAAgggtgttgttttaaataacctaaaaaatGTCAACAGCAACAaggaaataattttttgcttttaaaaggCACAACTACTGATTAAACTCATCACTTTGTGCAATCAATatgatttttatattaaaagtaATTGTTAGAGGTATATTGGTATGAATTTAGTGACTGAAATGTAGTTGTTTATAgattaatcatttaaaaattattttatatgaaAAAGATAACCAAAGGACTTTTTTTCGTGTACATTTAATGCTTAACATTATTTCACCCATAACAGATTGAAGATTTTTCATTATAAGCGACAATAATTGGGTCACAATGTGAATTTCTAAATCATACCGAATAAAATTTTAAAGGGTACATTTTTATATGGCTTTTATATCCTGAAAAgcttaataaaattattttaggaACTTCAGGTAATGTTTAGTTAAACTATTGCAGTTAAAAATCTAGCAGAGATAAAAACCATAATATATATTGTGACTGAATTCGTAAACATATAGTAGTAAAAGTTCAACAGGAATGTGCATTATGATATAGAAATATCTTTATATCTCTGTACTATCATGTTACAACAGCATATGGCTGCACACAGATGCTTTCTACTTTAAATAATACaagataaaacaataaaaaaaaaaacaagtaatcCTGTAACAATTATGCAGTTGGATTAAAATATAGTAATATAGCCACTGATTCTAATTGTGATAACTCTTCAGACAACAtcgaaaaaaaataaattaatacttTTCTTAAAAAGAGGTATGAGGAAAAACGTAAATATTCATATAAATAATGAGTGCTATGGAAACAAAAAAGGGACAAAAATCTTATTGTACAGAAATGAAGACGAGTTACAGAAAGCTCATGTTAAAGTTCACAGTTCTTCCTCACGCACAGATGTATGAGAGCACCCTTCGATCAAAACTTCTCCAAAAACGTCTGTACTAAAAAGTAGGATCTGAGCAACGAACATCGTTGTAGGTTCAAACTAGCCATTACAGCCTCCTCATAATGTATATATTCATCTTTATGCTAACAACAACATATGCCGGCTAACTTTACACCAGCCAAACTAGTTTGGCAGCTTATCATACCCTACCCTAGACCACATACAGTATGTGAGCTTGAAATAACCATCACTATAACTCGTAAAGTGTTTCCTTACATTCAAAACAAATTCACTTCACAACCAAATGTACAAACCTTAAACTAATTAAACCACAACAGTGGCCAATGACTTGAAAGTTGGTGAACACTCAACATGTTCTGCTGAGGTCTTCAGATGCCATCTGGAGGCTTTCGCTGCCTATAATTGAACAGCAACTGGCTATGATGACACTTActacattattaaaaaccatttCTATAAAGAGATGGGTCATATAAAGAGTTGCTTTGTAAGTTTATACAGTAGACCTATGTGTATCTATATACTGTAAGCCAGTATATTCAGAGAACTTGTTGGTAATACTGGTTGGACACTCCCTTCTGATTCACCAAAGAAAGCAATGTGTCCTGTTCCAGCGTACCAGACGCtggtaaataaaataaaataaacaaaataacatCACATGTTAATATTTTAGACTCAGTATAAGATACACTTTTAGAGATCTTATCTTAAAATAATGTGACACACATATGTATACAGAACAATCAGATATCGGACGTCACGCAAGCTAAATAACATGCCAAGAAATGGCTTATGTAAACCCAAATCAAGATTCTGATAACCCCTTGTATGATTGTTAACCTGGAATGTGTATTTCTAACTGGAGAAATTAACAGGACCAGTCTAAAATATACAGTCTAGACAGATTAAAGACAGCGGAGATATACAGTAAATGTAACAAGATGAGCTTGATGAAATACAGAGGCAGAAGTAACTAACCAATTTAATTAAAGTGCTAGTAGGAAAATGCTAAAGCGAattttttattcacttaaatattttcttcCGCAGTTGAACTACTGTTAAAGATTATAAAAATAGCTTATAAATAGATTCTCAAGTGTATCAACACAGAAAAAAACACTGAGTGTTCacacatttgttaaaaataaaaatctcacTGCAGACTGCATATGCCTGGCATACTATATATCATGATATGTTTAGATCACAGCTAAAAAGAGACGTCACAAAGTTAGGCAAGCCTGACTGAGAAATATGTGGTGAATCAATCATGTTCTTGTTTGTAGTGATGCCATTTAGACATAACTGTTCCCCCCATATAGTGTGTCCTTTTCAATCCCGACTAAACATGAATGGCGCTAGGCAAAATCTACAGCATCCAATATTTCAGCAATATAGAGGACATTCAAATATCCATTGTGTGTGCAAGGAACATCTACAATCATATGTGGAATGGAGACATTGGGCAGTTCAACTTTGAAGGCCCTAATAGGAGTGTGAGATGTTATTGCCTTGCTCCTGAAGGCTCACCAGAAGGTCATCAATCTTCTCCATGTTCTGAGACGTTGTCATTGGGGTCTGGACAGTTCCAGGGTCTGACATAGACTGGCCGAGTAAAGACTGGACCTCGTTTTCTTGCTGACCAGATTGATTGATGGCAATAATCTGATCAGACAGCCTAGTTCCTTGAGAGTTCATCAGTTGACTGCACTCTACAGAAATTAAGTAATGACATTAGGTATGGCTTTAAATTTAAGTTTTTATTGGGGAAAAAATGGGACAATCACCTTACCATTATGGATCTCAAAGAGGTAAAGGTTGGGCTGCTGATTCTGGTTGGGCTGGCTGAGGTTTCCACTCATTGTGGTCTGAAAGAGGGGGCCAGGCTGTTGGACTGGAGATGAAGTGCTGGGCTGAATTCCAGTTAAATCACTCTGCGGGGCAAAGAGGGCTTCTTGAGGAGACACTCCCCCAGGCATGTTAGGCTGGGCCATGAAGACGTTTAGAGACTGTGAAGGCCCAGTCCCAGAACTTGCTGCAAGCTGCATGGGTTGCTGATCCTGAAACATGGACTTATTTGAGGACGGGTTGACCACCATAGTACTCTGATCCTGAAAAGTCATGGGCTCAGATGGCTCCTGTTGCCTGACGGTGAAAGGTAGAGAAGCGTTTTGTTGTTCTGGAGAACTTAAGCTGTTGTTGTCCATTGATGCTATCTGGACTTGGCCACCAAATAACAGACTGGAGGCTTGGTCTTGCGCTACTGTAGATGTTAGAGAACTGAGGAGTAGACCGGCCTGCTGCTGCTGGCCAGGGGAGAGTTTGCTTGGTGACTGGGAGATGCTCTGGAAAATGGATCCAGGTTGGGCATGCTCCGGTGACTGTTGCTGCTCCATTGGTGTGCTTTGCCGAATGGGGGACAGTTGGGTCGGAGCTTGGAATACAGATGGGGCCTCAAGAGAAGACGTTTGCATTGAAGTCAGGAAAGCCAGCTGCTGTGGCTGACTGGCATTAACTGCGAGTTGACCCGGTACAGCATTCTGTGCAAGAAACATACTGGTCGCAGGGGGTTGAACGTCTGTGGACATATTTGACCCACTTAGAACCGTGAGATTGCTTTGAAAAAGAGAAGCTTGGACCTGATCCTGATTGGGTGAGGTCTTCTGTGTGTGATAAAGGGTATCCTGTGAACTTTGGGCTTCAGGCATGGTTGTAGGGTTGTGAAAGAGGGAAGGAGTGGAATGATTCGGTTGCTGCTGAAGAAAGCCACTTTGAATAGATAAAAGCTCATTGGCTTGTTGGAACAAAGCTGCGtgctgctgctgttgttgtGGTGGTGGTGTCTGCTGGAAGAGAGAACTTCCATTTTGCACCATAGCTTGTAAGGTGCCCTGCTGTTCTGAACCACAATGCATTTGAACAGGGGCCTGAAAGAGCTGATGTTGAAGGTTCTCCAGGacttgctgctgctgctgcagCTGAATTTGCTGCTCTTGTTGCTGGATTTGCTGCTGCAGTTGAATTTGCTTCTCTTGTTGTTGGATCTGCTGATGCAGCTGAATTTGCTGCTCTTGTTGTTGGATCTGCTGCTGCAGATGGATCTGCTGCTCTTGTTGTTGGATCTGCTGCTGCAGCTGGATCTGCTGCTCTTGTTGTTGGATCTGCTGCTGTTGCTGAATGTGCTGCTGCAGCTGAATTTGCTGCTCTTGTTGCTGGATCTGTTGGTGCAACTGAATTtgctgctgctgttgttgttggatttgttgttgctgctgctgctgttgttgCTGAATTTGCTGCTGCTGTTGTTGCTGAatttgctgctgctgctgttgttgCTGTATTTGCTGCTGTTGAATTTGCTGCTGCTGCTGAAGATGATGTTGTCGCTGCTTTGACAACGAATTGTCAGCTTGAAGTTGAATGTTGCAGAATCCCTTCGCTTGCAGCTGCCGCACAGCTTGCTCCAGTTGCGCCACCTCATCCGGCGGCAGTAGCGACAATTGTTGCTGTGGGTTGTCATCTATTTGTGAGAGCCCCACCGCCGATCCGCTAGCATTGCTGGACCTCTCCTGTACAAGGCTGTCTCTGTGTTCCAGAAGAAATGGCTGAACA belongs to Paramisgurnus dabryanus chromosome 2, PD_genome_1.1, whole genome shotgun sequence and includes:
- the nfat5b gene encoding nuclear factor of activated T-cells 5 isoform X7, yielding MSQKSGGEAGPPPPTALAADASSSMTTGSPRSPFPTSSSSTSHSTSASDSSAPGDAGGRRKAEVLSVESKLSGGARVCGEKAAGTVQQQHQVTPSKRPVLNISPPPEDLFDDSQMSCQDELVPDSEQSNSIWIENSVSNFSIVSSSSYNDNTEVPRKARKCTPRQKPGPKPVSAEEASMDVFDADSAKGPHFVLSQLGPDSKGCTKACSEGPQVSCHKGVILSGQYPQKSEGKELKILVQPETQHRARYLTEGSRGSVKDRTQQGFPTIKLEGVKEPVVLLIFVGNDAGRVKPHGFYQACRVTGRNTTACREVDIEGTTVIEVPLNPSSNMTLAVDCVGILKLRNADVEARIGVAGSKKKSTRARLVFRVNIPRPDGSVLTLQTSSSPILCTQPAGVPEILKKSLHSCSVKGGNEVFIIGKNFLKGTKVIFQENSSDDKSWKAEADIDMDFFHQNHLIVKVPPYQNQTITSPVSVGVYVMTNAGRSHDVQPFTYTPEPDVDSSVKKEVLPPVTPCCFEQMKVIDSALMTPVLPLVKREEATPMDVSSNPSAFKQTPSVINSAQQALEMSTEISTNSCTFSNPLAHQTREQEQSQNSVVTNKEPFSTIQKQDLAPSGSFHVPSESLLQQGVQPFLLEHRDSLVQERSSNASGSAVGLSQIDDNPQQQLSLLPPDEVAQLEQAVRQLQAKGFCNIQLQADNSLSKQRQHHLQQQQQIQQQQIQQQQQQQQIQQQQQQQIQQQQQQQQQQIQQQQQQQIQLHQQIQQQEQQIQLQQHIQQQQQIQQQEQQIQLQQQIQQQEQQIHLQQQIQQQEQQIQLHQQIQQQEKQIQLQQQIQQQEQQIQLQQQQQVLENLQHQLFQAPVQMHCGSEQQGTLQAMVQNGSSLFQQTPPPQQQQQHAALFQQANELLSIQSGFLQQQPNHSTPSLFHNPTTMPEAQSSQDTLYHTQKTSPNQDQVQASLFQSNLTVLSGSNMSTDVQPPATSMFLAQNAVPGQLAVNASQPQQLAFLTSMQTSSLEAPSVFQAPTQLSPIRQSTPMEQQQSPEHAQPGSIFQSISQSPSKLSPGQQQQAGLLLSSLTSTVAQDQASSLLFGGQVQIASMDNNSLSSPEQQNASLPFTVRQQEPSEPMTFQDQSTMVVNPSSNKSMFQDQQPMQLAASSGTGPSQSLNVFMAQPNMPGGVSPQEALFAPQSDLTGIQPSTSSPVQQPGPLFQTTMSGNLSQPNQNQQPNLYLFEIHNECSQLMNSQGTRLSDQIIAINQSGQQENEVQSLLGQSMSDPGTVQTPMTTSQNMEKIDDLLVSLQEQGNNISHSY
- the nfat5b gene encoding nuclear factor of activated T-cells 5 isoform X1, which encodes MPSDFTSLFSADIDLDSPKSLYSKESVYDLLPRELQLPSSREQNAAAMSQKSGGEAGPPPPTALAADASSSMTTGSPRSPFPTSSSSTSHSTSASDSSAPGDAGGRRKAEVLSVESKLSGGARVCGEKAAGTVQQQHQVTPSKRPVLNISPPPEDLFDDSQMSCQDELVPDSEQSNSIWIENSVSNFSIVSSSSYNDNTEVPRKARKCTPRQKPGPKPVSAEEASMDVFDADSAKGPHFVLSQLGPDSKGCTKACSEGPQVSCHKGVILSGQYPQKSEGKELKILVQPETQHRARYLTEGSRGSVKDRTQQGFPTIKLEGVKEPVVLLIFVGNDAGRVKPHGFYQACRVTGRNTTACREVDIEGTTVIEVPLNPSSNMTLAVDCVGILKLRNADVEARIGVAGSKKKSTRARLVFRVNIPRPDGSVLTLQTSSSPILCTQPAGVPEILKKSLHSCSVKGGNEVFIIGKNFLKGTKVIFQENSSDDKSWKAEADIDMDFFHQNHLIVKVPPYQNQTITSPVSVGVYVMTNAGRSHDVQPFTYTPEPDVDSSVKKEVLPPVTPCCFEQMKVIDSALMTPVLPLVKREEATPMDVSSNPSAFKQTPSVINSAQQALEMSTEISTNSCTFSNPLAHQTREQEQSQNSVVTNKEPFSTIQKQDLAPSGSFHVPSESLLQQGVQPFLLEHRDSLVQERSSNASGSAVGLSQIDDNPQQQLSLLPPDEVAQLEQAVRQLQAKGFCNIQLQADNSLSKQRQHHLQQQQQIQQQQIQQQQQQQQIQQQQQQQIQQQQQQQQQQIQQQQQQQIQLHQQIQQQEQQIQLQQHIQQQQQIQQQEQQIQLQQQIQQQEQQIHLQQQIQQQEQQIQLHQQIQQQEKQIQLQQQIQQQEQQIQLQQQQQVLENLQHQLFQAPVQMHCGSEQQGTLQAMVQNGSSLFQQTPPPQQQQQHAALFQQANELLSIQSGFLQQQPNHSTPSLFHNPTTMPEAQSSQDTLYHTQKTSPNQDQVQASLFQSNLTVLSGSNMSTDVQPPATSMFLAQNAVPGQLAVNASQPQQLAFLTSMQTSSLEAPSVFQAPTQLSPIRQSTPMEQQQSPEHAQPGSIFQSISQSPSKLSPGQQQQAGLLLSSLTSTVAQDQASSLLFGGQVQIASMDNNSLSSPEQQNASLPFTVRQQEPSEPMTFQDQSTMVVNPSSNKSMFQDQQPMQLAASSGTGPSQSLNVFMAQPNMPGGVSPQEALFAPQSDLTGIQPSTSSPVQQPGPLFQTTMSGNLSQPNQNQQPNLYLFEIHNECSQLMNSQGTRLSDQIIAINQSGQQENEVQSLLGQSMSDPGTVQTPMTTSQNMEKIDDLLVSLQEQGNNISHSY
- the nfat5b gene encoding nuclear factor of activated T-cells 5 isoform X3; protein product: MPSDFTSLFSADIDLDSPKSLYSKESVYDLLPRELQLPSSREQNAAAMSQKSGGEAGPPPPTALAADASSSMTTGSPRSPFPTSSSSTSHSTSASDSSAPGDAGGRRKAEVLSVESKLSGGARVCGEKAAGTVQQQHQVTPSKRPVLNISPPPEDLFDDSQMSCQDELVPDSEQSNSIWIENSVSNFSIVSSSSYNDNTEVPRKARKCTPRQKPGPKPVSAEEASMDVFDADSAKGPHFVLSQLGPDSKGCTKACSEGPQVSCHKGVILSGQYPQKSEGKELKILVQPETQHRARYLTEGSRGSVKDRTQQGFPTIKLEGVKEPVVLLIFVGNDAGRVKPHGFYQACRVTGRNTTACREVDIEGTTVIEVPLNPSSNMTLAVDCVGILKLRNADVEARIGVAGSKKKSTRARLVFRVNIPRPDGSVLTLQTSSSPILCTQPAGVPEILKKSLHSCSVKGGNEVFIIGKNFLKGTKVIFQENSSDDKSWKAEADIDMDFFHQNHLIVKVPPYQNQTITSPVSVGVYVMTNAGRSHDVQPFTYTPEPDVDSSVKKEVLPPVTPCCFEQMKDSALMTPVLPLVKREEATPMDVSSNPSAFKQTPSVINSAQQALEMSTEISTNSCTFSNPLAHQTREQEQSQNSVVTNKEPFSTIQKQDLAPSGSFHVPSESLLQQGVQPFLLEHRDSLVQERSSNASGSAVGLSQIDDNPQQQLSLLPPDEVAQLEQAVRQLQAKGFCNIQLQADNSLSKQRQHHLQQQQQIQQQQIQQQQQQQQIQQQQQQQIQQQQQQQQQQIQQQQQQQIQLHQQIQQQEQQIQLQQHIQQQQQIQQQEQQIQLQQQIQQQEQQIHLQQQIQQQEQQIQLHQQIQQQEKQIQLQQQIQQQEQQIQLQQQQQVLENLQHQLFQAPVQMHCGSEQQGTLQAMVQNGSSLFQQTPPPQQQQQHAALFQQANELLSIQSGFLQQQPNHSTPSLFHNPTTMPEAQSSQDTLYHTQKTSPNQDQVQASLFQSNLTVLSGSNMSTDVQPPATSMFLAQNAVPGQLAVNASQPQQLAFLTSMQTSSLEAPSVFQAPTQLSPIRQSTPMEQQQSPEHAQPGSIFQSISQSPSKLSPGQQQQAGLLLSSLTSTVAQDQASSLLFGGQVQIASMDNNSLSSPEQQNASLPFTVRQQEPSEPMTFQDQSTMVVNPSSNKSMFQDQQPMQLAASSGTGPSQSLNVFMAQPNMPGGVSPQEALFAPQSDLTGIQPSTSSPVQQPGPLFQTTMSGNLSQPNQNQQPNLYLFEIHNECSQLMNSQGTRLSDQIIAINQSGQQENEVQSLLGQSMSDPGTVQTPMTTSQNMEKIDDLLVSLQEQGNNISHSY